The Macaca nemestrina isolate mMacNem1 chromosome 12, mMacNem.hap1, whole genome shotgun sequence genome contains a region encoding:
- the LOC105486957 gene encoding LOW QUALITY PROTEIN: natural cytotoxicity triggering receptor 3 ligand 1 (The sequence of the model RefSeq protein was modified relative to this genomic sequence to represent the inferred CDS: substituted 1 base at 1 genomic stop codon), whose translation MAWRAASSACAAPLLLWCALMTAGDLKVEMMARGIQATRLNDSVTISCKVIYSQPLNITSMGITWFRKSLTLDKEVKVFEFFGDHQKAFRPGANVSLWRLKSGDASLKLPGVQLEEAGEYRCEVVVTPLKAQGTVQLKVVASPTSRLFQDQAVVKENEGKYMCESSRFYPKDINITWEKWTQKSPHHVVISENVITGPTIKNMDGTFNITSYLKLNSSQEDPGTVYRCVIRHESLHTPVSIDFILTAPQQSLSEPEKTDIFSTYGWLFSFIAAGLILLIVLIHWKKMCNKXSSAYTPLKCILKHWSSFDTQTLKKERLVFFCTRAWPSYQLQDGEAWPPEGSVNINTIQQLDIFCRQEGKWSEVPYVQAFFALRDNPDLCVCCGIYPALLTDTSGKSTDDNSPKSEKQTPREHSDAVPGCPSPSSPHSLGPPSATSSTTPVLPSQPPTLLLPLQ comes from the exons ATGGCGTGGAGGGCTGCCTCCTCCGCGTGCGCGGCGCCCCTGCTTCTGTGGTGCGCACTGATGACCGCAG GTGATCTGAAAGTGGAGATGATGGCAAGGGGGATTCAGGCCACACGCCTGAATGACAGTGTTACCATATCCTGCAAGGTCATTTATTCCCAACCCCTCAACATCACTTCTATGGGTATCACCTGGTTTCGGAAGAGTCTGACGTTAGACAAAGAAGTCAAGGTCTTTGAATTTTTTGGAGATCACCAAAAGGCATTCCGACCTGGAGCCAATGTGTCTCTATGGAGGCTGAAGAGTGGGGACGCCTCACTGAAGCTGCCTGGAGTCCAGCTGGAGGAAGCAGGAGAGTACCGATGTGAGGTGGTTGTCACCCCTCTGAAGGCACAGGGAACGGTTCAACTTAAAGTTGTGG CTTCCCCAACCAGCAGATTGTTTCAGGATCAAGCGGTGGTGAAAGAGAATGAAGGCAAATATATGTGTGAGTCAAGTAGGTTCTACCCAAAGGATATTAATATAACATGGGAGAAGTGGACCCAGAAGTCTCCCCATCATGTAGTGATTTCTGAGAACGTCATCACTGGTCCCACCATCAAGAATATGGATGGTACATTTAACATCACTAGCTACTTGAAGCTGAACTCCTCTCAGGAAGACCCTGGGACTGTCTACCGATGTGTGATACGGCATGAGTCCTTGCATACTCCTGTGAGCATCGACTTTATCCTGACTGCTCCTCAGCAGAGTCTTTCTG AACCTGAGAAGACAGACATCTTTTCCACTTATGGGTGGCTTTTTTCATTCATTGCTGCTGGAttgattttattaattgttttgaTTCATTGGAAAAAG atgTGTAACAAATAATCTTCAGCCTATACTCCTCTCAAGTGCATTCTGAAACACTGGAGCTCCTTTGACACTCAGACTCTGAAGAAAGAGCGCCTCGTATTCTTTTGCACTCGGGCATGGCCATCTTACCAGCTGCAGGATGGGGAGGCCTGGCCTCCTGAGGGAAGTGTTAATATTAATACCATTCAACAACTAGATATTTTCTGCAGACAGGAGGGCAAATGGTCCGAGGTTCCTTATGTGCAAGCCTTCTTTGCCTTGCGAGACAACCCAGATCTTTGTGTGTGTTGTGGAATTTACCCTGCTCTCCTAACAGATACATCAGGCAAGTCCACAGATGATAATTCCCCAAAGTCTGAGAAACAAACCCCTAGGGAACACTCGGATGCAGTTCCTGGATGCCCCAGTCCTTCCTCTCCCCACTCTCTGGGACCTCCTTCAGCCACATCATCAACAACTCCAGTTCTACCCTCCCAACCCCCAACTTTACTGTTACCCCTACAGTAA